One window of the Oncorhynchus gorbuscha isolate QuinsamMale2020 ecotype Even-year linkage group LG17, OgorEven_v1.0, whole genome shotgun sequence genome contains the following:
- the LOC124001854 gene encoding gem-associated protein 2-like isoform X1: protein MKSDAEELMPRLLPVETCGIETGEDVNLNEPPRNPQEYLRQVQLEASLCPDVVVAKIDPKKLKKKQTVNVSLMGCQAAPQGFSPSLKWQREQVTNFSEIRRSISKHRLHWSGQALDDNVLMPKQDAEEQWKKFCLGENVYLNSPPTDHVTEDPGLDYVKVGFPPFLSIVSRLNQATVSAVLEYLINWFEEREFVPQLGRWQYALLACLEKPLLPEAHSLIRQLARRSSEVRTNLEHQEDERLSPLNLMICLVARYFDQNDLADKED, encoded by the exons ATGAAATCTGACGCGGAGGAACTAATGCCAAGGCTTCTGCCTGTGGAAACATGCGGCATTGAAACGGGGGAAGACGTCAATCTTAACGAGCCTCCAAGAAATCCCCAGGAATATTTGAGGCAGGTTCA ATTAGAGGCGTCTCTCTGTCCAGATGTTGTGGTGGCTAAGATTGATCCAAAGAAATTGAAAAAGAAACAGACAGTGAATGTGTCG CTCATGGGTTGCCAAGCTGCTCCACAAGGATTTTCACCAAGTTTAAAATGGCAGCGAGAGCAAGTCACCAACTTCTCAGAAATAAGACGG AGTATCAGTAAGCACAGACTACACTGGAGTGGTCAAGCTTTAGATGACAATGTGTTAATG CCAAAACAGGATGCAGAGGAACAATGGAAAAAGTTCTGCCTGGGTGAAAATGTTTATCTGAACTCTCCTCCAACTGACCATGTTACTGAAGATCCAGGCCTTGATTATGTGAAG GTTGGTTTTCCACCTTTCCTTAGCATAGTGAGCAGGTTAAATCAG GCCACAGTCTCTGCAGTTTTGGAGTACTTGATAAACTGGTTTGAAGAGAGAGAGTTTGTCCCACAGTTA GGAAGATGGCAGTATGCACTGCTGGCTTGCCTTGAGAAACCTCTCCTCCCTGAAGCACATTCTCTAATAAGACAGCTGGCCAGACGGAGTTCTGAAGTGCGGACCAATCTG GAACACCAAGAAGATGAAAGGTTGTCTCCTCTCAACTTGATGATCTGCCTTGTTGCTAG GTACTTTGATCAAAACGACTTGGCCGATAAGGAGGACTAA
- the LOC124001854 gene encoding gem-associated protein 2-like isoform X3 — protein MKSDAEELMPRLLPVETCGIETGEDVNLNEPPRNPQEYLRQVQLEASLCPDVVVAKIDPKKLKKKQTVNVSLMGCQAAPQGFSPSLKWQREQVTNFSEIRRSISKHRLHWSGQALDDNVLMPKQDAEEQWKKFCLGENVYLNSPPTDHVTEDPGLDYVKATVSAVLEYLINWFEEREFVPQLGRWQYALLACLEKPLLPEAHSLIRQLARRSSEVRTNLEHQEDERLSPLNLMICLVARYFDQNDLADKED, from the exons ATGAAATCTGACGCGGAGGAACTAATGCCAAGGCTTCTGCCTGTGGAAACATGCGGCATTGAAACGGGGGAAGACGTCAATCTTAACGAGCCTCCAAGAAATCCCCAGGAATATTTGAGGCAGGTTCA ATTAGAGGCGTCTCTCTGTCCAGATGTTGTGGTGGCTAAGATTGATCCAAAGAAATTGAAAAAGAAACAGACAGTGAATGTGTCG CTCATGGGTTGCCAAGCTGCTCCACAAGGATTTTCACCAAGTTTAAAATGGCAGCGAGAGCAAGTCACCAACTTCTCAGAAATAAGACGG AGTATCAGTAAGCACAGACTACACTGGAGTGGTCAAGCTTTAGATGACAATGTGTTAATG CCAAAACAGGATGCAGAGGAACAATGGAAAAAGTTCTGCCTGGGTGAAAATGTTTATCTGAACTCTCCTCCAACTGACCATGTTACTGAAGATCCAGGCCTTGATTATGTGAAG GCCACAGTCTCTGCAGTTTTGGAGTACTTGATAAACTGGTTTGAAGAGAGAGAGTTTGTCCCACAGTTA GGAAGATGGCAGTATGCACTGCTGGCTTGCCTTGAGAAACCTCTCCTCCCTGAAGCACATTCTCTAATAAGACAGCTGGCCAGACGGAGTTCTGAAGTGCGGACCAATCTG GAACACCAAGAAGATGAAAGGTTGTCTCCTCTCAACTTGATGATCTGCCTTGTTGCTAG GTACTTTGATCAAAACGACTTGGCCGATAAGGAGGACTAA
- the LOC124001854 gene encoding gem-associated protein 2-like isoform X2, producing the protein MKSDAEELMPRLLPVETCGIETGEDVNLNEPPRNPQEYLRLEASLCPDVVVAKIDPKKLKKKQTVNVSLMGCQAAPQGFSPSLKWQREQVTNFSEIRRSISKHRLHWSGQALDDNVLMPKQDAEEQWKKFCLGENVYLNSPPTDHVTEDPGLDYVKVGFPPFLSIVSRLNQATVSAVLEYLINWFEEREFVPQLGRWQYALLACLEKPLLPEAHSLIRQLARRSSEVRTNLEHQEDERLSPLNLMICLVARYFDQNDLADKED; encoded by the exons ATGAAATCTGACGCGGAGGAACTAATGCCAAGGCTTCTGCCTGTGGAAACATGCGGCATTGAAACGGGGGAAGACGTCAATCTTAACGAGCCTCCAAGAAATCCCCAGGAATATTTGAG ATTAGAGGCGTCTCTCTGTCCAGATGTTGTGGTGGCTAAGATTGATCCAAAGAAATTGAAAAAGAAACAGACAGTGAATGTGTCG CTCATGGGTTGCCAAGCTGCTCCACAAGGATTTTCACCAAGTTTAAAATGGCAGCGAGAGCAAGTCACCAACTTCTCAGAAATAAGACGG AGTATCAGTAAGCACAGACTACACTGGAGTGGTCAAGCTTTAGATGACAATGTGTTAATG CCAAAACAGGATGCAGAGGAACAATGGAAAAAGTTCTGCCTGGGTGAAAATGTTTATCTGAACTCTCCTCCAACTGACCATGTTACTGAAGATCCAGGCCTTGATTATGTGAAG GTTGGTTTTCCACCTTTCCTTAGCATAGTGAGCAGGTTAAATCAG GCCACAGTCTCTGCAGTTTTGGAGTACTTGATAAACTGGTTTGAAGAGAGAGAGTTTGTCCCACAGTTA GGAAGATGGCAGTATGCACTGCTGGCTTGCCTTGAGAAACCTCTCCTCCCTGAAGCACATTCTCTAATAAGACAGCTGGCCAGACGGAGTTCTGAAGTGCGGACCAATCTG GAACACCAAGAAGATGAAAGGTTGTCTCCTCTCAACTTGATGATCTGCCTTGTTGCTAG GTACTTTGATCAAAACGACTTGGCCGATAAGGAGGACTAA
- the LOC124002074 gene encoding pinin-like translates to MAVAVGSLQAQLEKAKESLKNVDDNIRKLTGRDPNELRPGQVRRPTIPGVGGGRGRGINLLRRGLSDISGGPGGPPVKQRDIEGALLRLAGDQRGRRDSRHDSDAEDDDDVKKPVLQSSVVATSKERTRRDLIQDQTMDERGKQRNRRMFGLLMGTLQKFKQESNVATDRQKKRIEIEQKLEVQAEQERKKVEGERRELFEERRAKQTELRLLEQKVELAQLQEEWNVHNTKIVKYIRTKTKPPIFFLPGRMCSATQKLLDESQKKMNVMFEERREAFAEHLNKMEARPRRQSQRDTALGKDLKKEDREEGKPTGQVVKVTGNRFDVEMEEEDEATIEEEEGGEGIKRKEDRKKKPVEKVGEQESKKGGTKADEMEEAEEDSQDTRIVEFRDVGEQMEGTALVREAEGQARDGDQKIEDSPVEVGNEKGVEEQQPVKAEKEPLHGQDLTAVSDGQEKSIDMQPNEDEEPRTEVATPLLSECNPRVEVSDVTSMAPEVQIPLLETGTDPEPLTTEQSQEADQGAIKQTINAQPAQAQDDAAAPKELAPPSKEASRGRKKSKDKKGGGGGRSSSSSSSSSSGSSSSGSSGSSSSGSSSRSSSSSGSSSSSSSRSRSRGRKDKKRRRRPSERDRERKKAVVERSHKSSKGSGRESKGSKDKGSKSDRKRTTSEGSRSGKRSSRGDRDRKSDRKEKRR, encoded by the exons ATGGCGGTGGCAGTGGGATCTTTGCAAGCCCAGCTTGAGAAAGCGAAAGAGAGTTTGAAAAATGTAGACGATAATATTCGTAAATTAACTGGTCGGGATCCTAATGAATTGAG ACCCGGCCAAGTTAGACGGCCAACCATCCCAGGTGTTGGAGGAGGTAGGGGGCGAGGAATCAACTTGTTGAG GCGTGGACTCTCCGACATCAGCGGTGGACCAGGAGGACCCCCAGTGAAACAGAGGGATATTGAAGGGGCCCTCCTGAG GCTGGCCGGTgaccagagagggaggagagattcaCGCCATGACAGCGACGCTGAAGATGATGACGATGTCAAAAAG CCAGTGTTGCAGTCATCAGTAGTAGCTACCTCCAAGGAGCGTACACGTCGAGACCTGATCCAGGATCAGACCATGGATGAGAGGGGAAAACAAAG GAATCGACGCATGTTTGGCCTGTTGATGGGAACATTACAGAAATTCAAGCAGGAATCTAATGTGGCAACGGATAGG CAAAAGAAACGCATTGAGATTGAACAAAAATTGGAAGTTCAAGCTGAACAAGAGCGCAAAAAAGTAGAGGGCGAAAGACGAGAGCTCTTTGAGGAGAGGCGTGCCAAGCAGACAGAGCTGAGACTGTTGGAACAGAAAGTGGAGCTTGCTCAGTTG CAAGAGGAGTGGAATGTGCACAACACAAAAATTGTCAAGTACATCCGCACAAAGACAAAGCCACCCATCTTCTTTCTGCCTGGGAGGATGTGCTCAGCCACTCAGAAGCTCTTAGATGAGTCTCAGAAAAAAATGAATG TTATGTTTGAGGAGAGACGCGAGGCATTTGCTGAACATCTGAATAAGATGGAGGCTCGGCCTCGGCGCCAGTCTCAGAGGGACACCGCTCTGGGTAAGGACCTGAAGAAAGAAGATCGAGAGGAGGGTAAGCCCACGGGTCAGGTAGTCAAAGTGACAGGTAACAGGTTTGatgtggagatggaggaggaagatgaggcaacaatagaggaggaagaggggggtgaGGGTATAAAACGTAAGGAGGACAGAAAGAAAAAGCCAGTAGAGAAAGTCGGGGAGCAGGAGTCTAAGAAGGGGGGGACTAAAGCAGATGAGATGGAGGAGGCTGAGGAAGACAGTCAAGACACTAGAATAGTGGAGTTTAGAGATGTGGGGGAGCAGATGGAGGGTACTGCACTAGTGAGGGAGGCTGAAGGGCAGGCCAGGGATGGGGATCAGAAGATTGAGGATAGTCCAGTGGAGGTAGGTAATGAGAAAGGAGTAGAAGAGCAGCAACCGGTTAAGGCAGAAAAGGAGCCCCTTCACGGTCAGGACCTCACAGCTGTGTCAGACGGCCAGGAGAAGAGCATTGATATGCAACCAAATGAAGATGAAGAGCCACGTACAGAAGTGGCCACACCCCTGCTCTCAGAGTGCAACCCTCGTGTGGAAGTCTCTGATGTAACATCTATGGCTCCTGAGGTTCAGATCCCCCTACTGGAGACTGGAACGGATCCAGAGCCGCTCACAACCGAGCAGAGCCAAGAGGCTGATCAAGGTGCCATAAAGCAGACCATTAATGCCCAGCCTGCCCAGGCCCAGGATGATGCTGCGGCTCCCAAGGAGCTGGCGCCCCCGAGCAAGGAAGCCAGCAGGGGACGTAAGAAGTCAAAGGACAAaaagggaggtggtggtggtagaagcAGCAGTAGCTCATCTAGCAGCTCCTCCGGCTCCTCGTCCAGTGGGAGCTCTGGCTCCTCCTCTAGTGGCTCCTCCAGCAGGAGCAGCTCCTCCAGTGGcagctcctccagctcctctAGCAGGAGCCGCAGCCGAGGGAGGAAGGACAAGAAACGTAGGAGGAGGCCAtctgagagggacagggagagaaagaaggcagTAGTTGAGAGGAGCCACAAGTCATCCAAGGGCAGTGGTCGTGAATCCAAAGGTTCCAAAGATAAGGGCTCCAAGTCTGACAGGAAGAGGACCACCTCTGAAGGCAGCCGGTCAGGGAAGAGGTCCTCTCGCGGCGACAGGGATCGCAAGTCAGATAGGAAGGAAAAGAGGCGTTAA